One window of the Vigna radiata var. radiata cultivar VC1973A chromosome 1, Vradiata_ver6, whole genome shotgun sequence genome contains the following:
- the LOC106767646 gene encoding heavy metal-associated isoprenylated plant protein 16 isoform X2 — MKQKIVIKLQMDCDKCRNKALRIAAQVPGVTTVALDGDDHDRVAVSGVNVDMVCLVNQLKKKFSSVVILTVEDLKKVEEEKKKKDEEKKKKEEAEEKKRKEKEEKLKKMLHAALCKKCHSSSCHGHK; from the exons ATGAAG CAAAAAATAGTTATCAAGCTGCAAATGGACTGTGACAAATGCAGAAACAAAGCCCTGAGAATTGCAGCACAGGTACCAG GTGTGACTACGGTGGCCCTGGACGGCGACGACCATGACCGTGTGGCGGTGAGCGGCGTAAACGTGGACATGGTTTGCTTGGTGAACCAGCTGAAGAAGAAGTTCTCCTCGGTGGTGATTTTGACGGTGGAGGATCTGAAAAAGGtggaggaagagaagaaaaagaaggatgaggagaagaagaagaaagaggaggcggaggagaagaagagaaaggaaaaggaagagaagCTGAAGAAGATGTTGCACGCTGCTCTGTGCAAAAAGTGCCACAGTTCCAGTTGTCACG GGCATAAGTAA
- the LOC106767646 gene encoding uncharacterized protein LOC106767646 isoform X1, translating to MKQKIVIKLQMDCDKCRNKALRIAAQVPGVTTVALDGDDHDRVAVSGVNVDMVCLVNQLKKKFSSVVILTVEDLKKVEEEKKKKDEEKKKKEEAEEKKRKEKEEKLKKMLHAALCKKCHSSSCHGKCDVDIMFCLNCKSSGCNGECCVVCVNCKNPECDGDCELCFNCHTSNCNGCCSDKGPPSCPKGCTCHKCYVPYQPYYYPPYCPPQYCPPQVVYYDSCSDPCSIM from the exons ATGAAG CAAAAAATAGTTATCAAGCTGCAAATGGACTGTGACAAATGCAGAAACAAAGCCCTGAGAATTGCAGCACAGGTACCAG GTGTGACTACGGTGGCCCTGGACGGCGACGACCATGACCGTGTGGCGGTGAGCGGCGTAAACGTGGACATGGTTTGCTTGGTGAACCAGCTGAAGAAGAAGTTCTCCTCGGTGGTGATTTTGACGGTGGAGGATCTGAAAAAGGtggaggaagagaagaaaaagaaggatgaggagaagaagaagaaagaggaggcggaggagaagaagagaaaggaaaaggaagagaagCTGAAGAAGATGTTGCACGCTGCTCTGTGCAAAAAGTGCCACAGTTCCAGTTGTCACGGTAAGTGTGACGTTGATATCATGTTCTGCCTTAACTGCAAAAGCAGCGGCTGCAATGGCGAGTGTTGCGTCGTTTGTGTTAACTGTAAGAACCCTGAGTGCGATGGGGACTGTGAGTTATGCTTCAACTGCCACACCTCAAACTGCAATGGCTGTTGTTCTGATAAGGGTCCTCCATCATGCCCTAAAGGGTGCACCTGTCACAAATGCTATGTGCCCTATCAACCTTACTACTATCCCCCATATTGCCCTCCCCAATATTGCCCTCCCCAAGTAGTATATTATGATTCTTGCTCTGATCCTTGCTCCATCATGTGA